AAGGCCGGCACGTCATCATCGTGCTGACCAACGCGCTGCTTGGCCTCCCGCCGGTCGTCGTTGGCCTCGCGCTCTATCTGCTGCTGTCGCGATCGGGGCCCTTCGGGTCTGCCGGATTGTTGTTCACGCCGGCCGCCATGGTGATCGCCCAGACGCTGCTCGCAACGCCGATCGTGGTCGCGTTGGTGCATCGGCCGTCATCGCTGCTGTGGGTGGAATTCGGCGATCTTGCGCGCACCGACGGCCTGTCGCGCCTGCGCAGCATTGCCTTGCTGTTCGCGTTGGGCCGGGCATCCCTGTTGACCGCCTTTCTCGCCGCCTTCGGCCGGGCCATTGCCGAGGTCGGTGCCATCCTCATAGTGGGTGGCAATATTCGCGGCTATACGCGGACGATGACGACGGCGATTGCGCTCGAGACCAGCAAGGGCGATCTGGCGCTCGCGCTTGGACTCGGGCTGATCCTGCTGGCCCTGAGCGTCGCGGTCTCGACCGTGGCGTTTCTGTTAGTGGGACGCATTGGGGAAAAATAGCTGCTCCCCGCCGACCTTGTAGCCGGCGATCGTTGTCTGCCCGGCCGGCGAGATCAGCCAGTCGATGAAGGCTTGCCCGTCCTGGGCCTTGACGTTCGGATGCTTCGCGGGATTGACCAGCATCACGCCGTATTGGTTGAACAGCCGCCTGTCCCCTTCGGTCAGGATCGTGAGCTCGCCCCGGTTCTTGAAGGACAACCAGGTGCCGCGATCCGACAGCACATAGGAATTGGACGACGCCGCCATGTTGAGTGCCGGTCCCATTCCCTGACCGATCTCGCGGTACCAGCTACCCTTTGCCGCGGCAAGGTCGATGCCTGCGTCCTTCCAAAGTCGCAGCTCGGCTTCGTAGGTGCCGGATCGATCACCGCGCGAGATGAAGGGAGCCGTCGCTGCCGCGATCTTTCTCAGGGCGTCGGCGACGTCCTTATCACCGGCAATGTGAGCCGGATCGGCCTTCGGCCCGACGATAACGAAGTCGTTGTACATGACGTCGAAGCGCTTCACGCCTTGTCCTTCGGACATGAACTTGTCCTCGGCAGGCCTGTCATGAACGAAAACTACGTCGGCATCGCCCCGTCTGCCGATATCGAGCGCCTGACCGGTGCCGACGGCGACGACCTTCACGCCAATTCCCGACGCTTTGGTGAATTGCGGCAGCAAATAGCCAAACAGGCCGGACTGTTCGGTCGACGTCGTTGAAGCGACGATGATGGTGCGGTCTTGCGCTCCCGCGGGCGAGCACCAGGCCAGTGTGGCTAAGAGGATGACGAAAAACTGCCGCATCATGTTTTTCCTCCGGGAGGTCGGCACCAGTGCAACTCTCGCTCAGTCGGCCCCTGGACTTCCGCATGCTCTGCCGTACGGTCGCCATAGCCAGAGTGCAAGCGGAATTGCGAGCAACGCGCCAACTAAAGCGCGATGAGATTAGGTTTGAATCGTCATCGCGCTTTAGCTCTTTGTTTGAGCATGATCTTTTCGGAAAACCGCTTCACACTTTTCCGGATCATGCTCTAGCTGGGCGGCGACAAAGGGCACGACTCCATCTGGCGCGATGCCGGCGAAAGTGTTCGACAGCGAGCGGGCGATGGTACCGCTGTGGAGCCGACGACGGCAGCAAGAAGGAAGGCCGTTCCAAGACACTCGGCGAAGGCGCGCTGCGCGAGGCTCGGCATCAGATCCCGCGGTCCAGCTTGACCCGTTCGCCGTCCTCGTTGACGAATTCGCCGCGCTGCGGCGGCAGGAGGTCGAGGACCATTTCGGACGGCCGGCAAAGCCGCACGCCGTTCGGCGTGACGACGATCGGCCTGTTGATCAGGATCGGATGCGCCATCATTGCATCCAGCAGGTCGTCATCCGTCAAGGCCGGGTTGCTCAAGCCGAGTTCCGCGTACGGTGTGCCCTTCTCGCGCAGCAGGTCGCGCACCGAGAGCCCCATGCGCGCAACGAGCTGCTGCAGCAAGGCCCGCGCTGGCGGCGTCTTCAGATACTCGATGACGTGCGGCTCTATGCCCGCGTGGCGGATCATGGCGAGTGTATTTCGCGACGTGCCGCAATTCGGGTTATGGTAGATGATCACATCCATCGCGTTCGTCTCAGCAGCACGCGGACGAGGGCTTGCCGTCGGGACCGGCCTGCATCAGCAGCCTGAACACATCCAGCCGATTGTCCTGGGCCGATTGTCCCGGGCAAGCGCTGCGAGGGCCGCGACGGCATCTGTCCTTCCTATATTTCAGCAAGCATTGAAATAACCGCCGTTGTCAATTGCAATTCGCAATGCCACGCGCAGAGACCGCTTTGCGGGTGACCGGGCCGATGACCATGCCGGTCGGCCGCTGAAGCCATTTCACATCTTCCGCGATATGATCGTGCCGCAACGCTTGACCACCGCAGGGCGTTCCAACAGGAAATTTCGACGGTAGTGCACGATGAGTGACAACCAACTTGAGGGCACTGCAGCCGAGGTTTTCGCCGCGTTCCTGAAACTTGGCTTGAGCTCGTTCGGCGGGCCGATCGCGCATATCGGCTACTTCCGGCATGAATTCGTCGAGCGTCGCAAATGGCTTGACG
The DNA window shown above is from Bradyrhizobium sp. ISRA464 and carries:
- a CDS encoding ABC transporter permease — its product is MNDFARSVSAALSLIGDADPELLGIVALSLRVSLTASILALLIGAPIGAWLAIVHFQGRHVIIVLTNALLGLPPVVVGLALYLLLSRSGPFGSAGLLFTPAAMVIAQTLLATPIVVALVHRPSSLLWVEFGDLARTDGLSRLRSIALLFALGRASLLTAFLAAFGRAIAEVGAILIVGGNIRGYTRTMTTAIALETSKGDLALALGLGLILLALSVAVSTVAFLLVGRIGEK
- the arsC gene encoding arsenate reductase (glutaredoxin) (This arsenate reductase requires both glutathione and glutaredoxin to convert arsenate to arsenite, after which the efflux transporter formed by ArsA and ArsB can extrude the arsenite from the cell, providing resistance.) codes for the protein MDVIIYHNPNCGTSRNTLAMIRHAGIEPHVIEYLKTPPARALLQQLVARMGLSVRDLLREKGTPYAELGLSNPALTDDDLLDAMMAHPILINRPIVVTPNGVRLCRPSEMVLDLLPPQRGEFVNEDGERVKLDRGI
- a CDS encoding substrate-binding domain-containing protein, which gives rise to MMRQFFVILLATLAWCSPAGAQDRTIIVASTTSTEQSGLFGYLLPQFTKASGIGVKVVAVGTGQALDIGRRGDADVVFVHDRPAEDKFMSEGQGVKRFDVMYNDFVIVGPKADPAHIAGDKDVADALRKIAAATAPFISRGDRSGTYEAELRLWKDAGIDLAAAKGSWYREIGQGMGPALNMAASSNSYVLSDRGTWLSFKNRGELTILTEGDRRLFNQYGVMLVNPAKHPNVKAQDGQAFIDWLISPAGQTTIAGYKVGGEQLFFPNASH